The following is a genomic window from Flavobacterium sp..
GAATACCGTAACAAAAATTGAATTTCAATATTTGATTAAAAAATCGAAACTAACTAAAACTGACGAAATGATGGTTTACAGAATTATTCAGGAACTGTTGAATAATGCTTTAAAATATGCACAAGCGTCTCAGGTTTTGGTTTCCTGTTCTCAAAATAAAGATGTATTTTTTATTACGGTTGAAGACAATGGAGTTGGTTTTGATGTCTCTGATGCAGAAAAGAAAAACGGAATGGGCTTGAAAAACATAAAAAACCGTGTGGAGTTTTTGAACGGAAAACTAGAAATCGAAAGTAAAATAAATCAGGGGACATCGGCATATATTGAATTAACTGTAATTAAAGAAAATCAAAAAAATGAGTAAAAAATATAAAATGGTTGTTGTAGATGACCATCCAATCGTAATTTCGGGAATTGCAGGATTACTTTCGGATTTAGAAAATGTTCAGATTGTAGAAAAAATGCAGTCTGGAGTTTCGCTTTTGGATTATATCGAAAACAACGAAGTAGATTTAATTTTAATGGATATTTTTCTTCCCGTTATTACCGGAATTGATTTATGCAAAGCAGTTAAACAAAAATATCCACAGGTAATTATTATCGCGATGAGCAGCCAGTCTGAACGAAGCCTGGTTATGCAGTTTATCAGAAATGGCGGAAATGGTTATATCTTAAAAAATGCTTCTTTTGATGAGTTTAAAAACTGTATTTACAAAGCGATCGATGGTGAAATTGTATTTAGCGATGAAGTTAAAACAATCGTAAGCCAGCCATTATCTGAAGATTTAGACGTAGTTCCAAGTCTCAGCAGAAGAGAAAAAGATATAGCAGTTTTGCTTTCAAAAGGAAAACAAACGCAGGAAATCGCAGATGAAC
Proteins encoded in this region:
- a CDS encoding response regulator transcription factor; amino-acid sequence: MSKKYKMVVVDDHPIVISGIAGLLSDLENVQIVEKMQSGVSLLDYIENNEVDLILMDIFLPVITGIDLCKAVKQKYPQVIIIAMSSQSERSLVMQFIRNGGNGYILKNASFDEFKNCIYKAIDGEIVFSDEVKTIVSQPLSEDLDVVPSLSRREKDIAVLLSKGKQTQEIADELFLSFLTVQTHRRNILQKYKTKNVAELITLLLKNNLLD